A window of Pseudodesulfovibrio sp. JC047 genomic DNA:
TTGCATGTCAAAAACCATTCTCAAAAGAATCAAGCAGGTTAAATCAACCTTAAACTTGACCCAGCAGGCCCTTGCTGATGCGGGAAATATTTCTAAAGGTACTGTTCGGAATATTTTTTCTGGCAGCTCTACTCCCAATGTCACCGCATTACAAAATTGGGCACAAAATTTAGATATAAATTTGAACTGGCTAATTTGTGGCACCGGAGAAATGTTTTCCAAACAAGAAACTCTCGCCCACGAGCTAAACGAAACAAAAATTACCACAACCGACTTTGGCCCATTAGCCATAGCCGTTTCAGCCAGGGAAAAATCAACTCTTGCCATTGACCCTGACGCAAGCGAAACCGAAATTCTCGACGACGTCATTTCAGCCCTAACAAGACGCCGTCGCAAATTGGCCCCGCAAACATATGGATATGCGGCCAAAGAGATTCCTCTGGCCCACGAAGAACAAAGTGACTACCCACACGGTCATGCCTGTGGCATAGACACCGATCCGCCGACACCCAAAAAGCAAACATATCCCCCTAGTTCCAAAACAAAATAAGTCTGGAGGTAGGGGTTCGGATTTTTTATGGCAAAAACAATAGAATATTCTATTTCACACTGAACAAGGTGTAATTAAAAATGATATCTTATATTAAAAAATTATTAATCACTTTTATCACCATACTCATTTCGTTTTCTATTGCTGGCGCACAGCAACAAGAAATCAGAGAAGAATCCAAAGCAGACTTCGCTAAAGTAATTAGAATGTATGGATATATATGCGGAGAATGCACGGAAGGATATGTGGATGGTTTAAAACATAAAGGCATTCAATTCAGAATCATCTGCGACGATTACGCATTGATGTACAATGTTACGGTAACTCCTAAAAATACGTTCATCGTAGAACCTCAATAAGGAGTCCACAAAGTGGAATATTTTATTATTGCCGCAATCATCATGCCCATCATCGTTGGTATGATAGCCAACTCCAAGGGAAGAAGTTGGATTTTGTGGTTTCTGTATGGCTTGATTCTCTGGCCTATAGCCCTCGTCCACGCCCTTGTCCTCAAACCTCTGATGCCTAAGACCAAAGGCGACTGGGAAAAAAACACAAAAGGTCCACGTCGCTGTCCGAATCAGGAATGTGCCAGAGTCATTCACGGCACACAGGAAAATTGCCCCTACTGCAAAACGCCCATGAACGGCGAAACAATCCCCTGCCCAAAATGCTCCACAGAAATGTTTTCCAACATAACAACATGCCCAGACTGCGGCTACAATCGCGAAGCCGATCCTGAAGGCCTCTATTCAGACGAACGCGAATGCCCCTTCTGCGCAGAATTAATCAAAAAGAAGGCTGTAAAATGCAAGCACTGCGGCTCAGACATTGAACCCGCTTAAACGGTGTAATGATGGATAAAACAAAAACAATTCGATTCTTTCCAATCGAACTGCCCCAACCAACTTCACGCATACGCATGGACTATGAAGGCGACCCGGACGAGCCATTTATACTATACACATGGGAAAACGCCGACGAACAAGGATTCAACGCCCTAAAAACCTTTCTAGATAGCCTCATTGATACATATATTACCGGCTGGAAAGACCCTGCCACCGGATGGGGAAAATACAACATTAAACTCTCCGACATAAAAAAAGGCGGAAACGGCGACTTATTCGTTTGCGCCTTCATCATCGCCGATACGTCAAAAAACCAATAGCGAATAAAATGGATTAAAAAGAGCAAAATCTATTCTTTCACAATCCTATAATAAGGAGGATCATTGTCTAGCTGGCCTTTATTGTCATAAGTCTCTGCAAACGGCTAATAACATACAAAATGAACTTTATCGGAAAACAACAAATCATTTAGTTTACATTTATTTGAAACTAGCGTAGCTGCCTTTTTGCAGGGGATAAAAGTCCTCAATTTCAAAAAGCCACTTTACTCACCTAAACCTCTGCAATGGAATTACCGATGAATATGAATATGAGTATTTTAGAACTCAACGACTCTCCTCTTAAGGCCGCAATTCTTGAGGAGTGGCAAAAAGACGACATTGCACCTAGTCGAAAAATGGAAATGGAAGATGCTTTCCTTGATAATTGTCACGACTGGTATGCTATCAAAGATAAGAATAAGACGATCCTAGTTTTTGAAGTTCGTAAAGCTTTAAATAATTATATCAAGACATTAAAAATATATTACGGTCCACAATTTGATTCCAACTTCGAAGAGCTCGGTGCTGAAATTGACGAATTGGAAAATATGCTTAGTATTGTAGTTCAAACATTTGGTTACATTTTTGAAACATTGATCGACAAGGCAAAGGACACTCTTGATCGTACTTTCAAAATCCACAGCTCTCATCCTATGGAAAGAATTTTCTTCATGGAGATTGCGAAAGACTTGAAAAAAGAGTATCCAAACGAATATAAAGCCAAATTTTATGGCAACTGGATTGAAATTGAAGTTTGTTAATTTCACTCCAAAACCGGAGGAGACGGACACATGCAAACTCTTATGAAGGCTGTTATGGAAAAGGCCGAGGTCAAAGAGTTCATCAACCAACACCCTGCTCATGCCGCAGTATGCAAGGCTTTCAAAAAGCATTTTGAAAAAGGATTTACATTAAACGACTTGCCGTCTCTAATTTTCACCAAGGGAAGTAGCACGGCATCAATTAAAAAAGCTGCATAATCTTTCAACAAAAAAAGGTTCCTTAATGGAACCTTTTTTTCTTACCGTTAAATATAGACTTAATTGTGAATATTTCTAAATAAAAACAAACAATCACCGCCGAACTCGTCGCCTTCATCATTATGGAGGGCAGTCTAAACATGCCAATCAATACTCAATAATCAAATGAAACGCATACAGGTATAAACGCCCACCCCCACACTTACCGTTTCAACAATTCCACTTCCGCACACTTATCAAGAAGCTCTTGTGTATTGGATACTCCCAATTTCCGAAAAATATTGGTCTTGTGTCGCTCTACACTTCGCTCACTCAAGCAAAGACATTCTGCCAAAGCCTTATTCCGAATATTTCCCATAATAATAGAATCAACTATTTCAATCTCGCGTTCAGTTAAATGAGCATACAGCTCAGTGGTCGCTGACTGCTTTCCCTGTATATATCCAGTGACCACCTCTTCCGTAATATCTGGGCTGATGTAAAATAGCCCCTTTAAAACGC
This region includes:
- a CDS encoding helix-turn-helix transcriptional regulator, translating into MSKTILKRIKQVKSTLNLTQQALADAGNISKGTVRNIFSGSSTPNVTALQNWAQNLDINLNWLICGTGEMFSKQETLAHELNETKITTTDFGPLAIAVSAREKSTLAIDPDASETEILDDVISALTRRRRKLAPQTYGYAAKEIPLAHEEQSDYPHGHACGIDTDPPTPKKQTYPPSSKTK